The following are encoded in a window of Lactobacillus intestinalis genomic DNA:
- a CDS encoding RNA-guided endonuclease TnpB family protein has product MLTGIKLRLYPNQTQISQLWQMFGNDRFVWNRMLDMMNERYKNNKDLPFLSKFKLNYLLKPLKKEYPFLKNSDSSSLQLVNEFLNQSWKNFFKDKTGTVGKPRFHSRRYLKPSYTGKSIVKIAGRRYLYLPKLGYIKTSKTGVLKDVKIKRYTVSLEPTGKYYLSIQAEVKEAEKLKKTGRQVGIDVGVADLAILSNGLKYPSFDASYFEKQSRIWQCKYSRRRHLAYLLCEQDKNQKVLNPRSLESFSNWQRARKLKASYQKKAANKRKDYLHKLTTHLVRQYDVIAIEDLKVKNLQKNHCLAKAIANASWSMFRQMLEYKCERYGKELIVINPKNTSRICSKCGFNSGAKSLEIREWTCSNCQVHHDRDINAAVNILHKAMPNGQELAVVNS; this is encoded by the coding sequence GTGCTAACGGGAATAAAACTAAGACTCTATCCCAATCAAACTCAGATCAGCCAGCTTTGGCAAATGTTTGGTAATGACCGCTTTGTCTGGAACAGAATGCTCGATATGATGAACGAGCGCTATAAGAATAACAAAGATTTGCCTTTCTTAAGCAAGTTCAAGCTTAACTATCTGCTTAAGCCCTTAAAGAAAGAATATCCTTTTTTGAAAAATAGCGATTCGTCTAGCCTGCAGCTAGTCAATGAATTTTTAAATCAGTCTTGGAAGAACTTCTTTAAAGATAAAACCGGCACTGTTGGCAAGCCGCGCTTCCATTCCAGAAGATATTTAAAACCGTCTTATACTGGCAAGTCTATTGTGAAAATCGCTGGAAGACGCTATCTCTATCTTCCTAAGCTGGGCTACATTAAAACCAGCAAGACGGGTGTTCTAAAAGACGTTAAGATTAAACGCTATACGGTTTCTTTAGAGCCTACCGGCAAGTATTATCTGTCAATTCAAGCAGAAGTGAAAGAAGCTGAAAAGCTTAAAAAGACGGGCAGGCAAGTTGGGATTGATGTCGGCGTAGCCGATTTGGCAATTTTGTCAAATGGTCTAAAGTATCCTTCTTTTGATGCTTCTTATTTTGAAAAGCAAAGCCGAATCTGGCAGTGCAAATATTCACGCAGACGCCATTTAGCTTATCTTCTTTGCGAGCAGGACAAGAATCAAAAAGTTCTTAATCCTAGAAGCCTAGAAAGTTTTTCCAACTGGCAAAGAGCACGCAAGCTTAAAGCCAGCTATCAAAAGAAGGCTGCCAACAAACGCAAAGACTATCTCCATAAGCTGACAACGCACTTGGTTAGGCAATACGATGTGATTGCAATTGAAGATTTGAAAGTCAAAAACCTTCAAAAGAATCACTGCCTAGCCAAAGCAATTGCCAACGCTTCTTGGAGCATGTTTAGACAAATGCTGGAGTATAAGTGTGAAAGATATGGCAAGGAATTAATTGTCATTAATCCTAAGAACACCTCCAGAATCTGTTCCAAGTGCGGATTTAACAGCGGAGCTAAATCGCTAGAAATTCGGGAATGGACTTGTTCTAACTGTCAGGTTCATCATGATCGAGATATTAATGCAGCAGTTAATATCTTGCATAAAGCAATGCCAAATGGTCAGGAACTGGCCGTGGTAAATAGCTAA
- a CDS encoding Cof-type HAD-IIB family hydrolase, with protein MTKKLIALDTDGTLLDPNGKILESSKKIIKKALDHGIKVVLCSGHPIDGLKDYLTQLGITGSAQYVITLNGAIIRNTDDDIISENLVPNSFYRRMTAFGMANKIPFNIVDAESRIITADHNVDPLIYIQAFENNAPLYIRNPDQLPEDNIRIAKGCFVGKPELLDQWEKQIRKEFGKELYVVRADPHFLELLNSEVNKGYALKQLCQKLNIMPENVIAIGDEKNDIPMFNFAGTAICMKNGNSEAKEAADYITAANNDDGIAKALKKFVFND; from the coding sequence ATGACTAAAAAATTAATTGCACTTGATACTGACGGTACATTATTAGATCCAAATGGCAAAATTCTTGAAAGTTCGAAAAAAATTATCAAAAAAGCTCTCGATCATGGAATTAAAGTCGTTCTGTGTTCTGGACACCCGATTGACGGTCTAAAAGACTATCTTACCCAACTTGGTATTACCGGTTCTGCCCAATATGTAATCACCTTAAATGGCGCTATTATCAGAAACACTGATGATGACATTATTAGTGAAAATTTGGTGCCGAATAGTTTTTATCGACGCATGACAGCTTTTGGAATGGCAAATAAAATCCCCTTCAACATCGTCGATGCGGAATCCAGAATTATCACCGCTGACCACAATGTTGATCCACTGATTTACATTCAAGCTTTTGAAAATAATGCACCCTTGTATATTCGCAATCCTGATCAACTTCCTGAAGATAATATTCGCATTGCAAAAGGATGCTTTGTCGGTAAGCCTGAATTATTAGATCAATGGGAAAAACAAATTCGTAAAGAATTCGGTAAAGAACTCTATGTTGTACGTGCTGATCCCCATTTTCTTGAACTTTTAAATAGTGAGGTTAACAAAGGATACGCTTTAAAGCAACTTTGCCAAAAACTTAACATTATGCCAGAAAATGTAATTGCAATCGGCGATGAAAAGAATGACATTCCGATGTTTAACTTCGCAGGAACAGCTATCTGCATGAAAAATGGTAATTCGGAAGCTAAAGAAGCGGCTGATTATATCACTGCTGCCAACAATGACGACGGAATTGCTAAAGCACTTAAGAAATTCGTTTTCAATGATTAA
- a CDS encoding histidine phosphatase family protein: MTKTIYLVRHGQTYFNYYHKVQGRCDSPLNERGIRQVEKTRDYFKENEVKFDKAFSSTQERASDTLEIITDHQMPYTRLKDLREKSYGIFEGRDEFLLPWNYGNTNVDPTMEPNEEVVARMKRGIREVLDNIEDGETALVVGHGDILARYVRSETDEKDFSGFGNASVVKLTFDGDKPHFEYYVWPAEDVQ; encoded by the coding sequence ATGACAAAGACAATTTATTTAGTGCGTCACGGGCAAACTTATTTTAACTATTATCATAAAGTTCAAGGGCGTTGTGATTCACCGTTAAATGAACGCGGAATTCGTCAAGTTGAGAAGACACGCGATTATTTTAAAGAAAATGAGGTCAAGTTTGATAAGGCGTTTTCTTCAACGCAAGAACGTGCTAGCGATACTTTAGAAATTATTACTGACCATCAAATGCCTTACACTCGTTTGAAGGATTTGCGTGAAAAGAGCTATGGCATTTTTGAAGGACGAGATGAATTCTTGCTCCCTTGGAATTACGGCAATACTAATGTTGATCCAACTATGGAACCTAACGAAGAAGTTGTTGCTAGAATGAAGCGGGGAATAAGAGAAGTTTTAGATAATATTGAAGATGGCGAAACGGCGCTTGTTGTGGGACATGGCGATATTTTAGCGCGTTACGTTCGATCAGAAACCGACGAAAAGGACTTTTCTGGTTTTGGCAATGCATCAGTAGTTAAATTAACTTTTGATGGAGATAAGCCTCACTTTGAATATTATGTTTGGCCAGCAGAAGATGTTCAATAA
- a CDS encoding SEC10/PgrA surface exclusion domain-containing protein: protein MYKKKTIFTVIAALLFVTNVANFNNVNFAHSQTVQAATKKLGILKVKGTKKVRLYNLSGKATKYYAAPHKEYSYIAKKYLKIGKTKHLAYKIGDNSHWIIAKNASLVKNTTYKKAKIVMPKGYTRASLLKAYQGKPSKVFINACIKGMNSNNFSRTSQAESKKDNSTKINPAKLTQAQTKELGEYSVRLINDARKALGLKPWIYNANVEKLAQDIATEYTNHKRGINNGDHYVAGIVRACKKNGLNLNDNYVEDMAGFATANKTMTMTEMKKNIYFGLKQMIFGYTGPTELQRNDRQFYREWEHAGDLFNTQGSKHDGDYNYYGFSISKNGNVYSMHYISVPTFIINSSEYNQSFEL from the coding sequence ATGTATAAAAAGAAGACTATTTTTACCGTAATTGCAGCTTTATTATTTGTAACAAACGTTGCTAATTTTAATAATGTAAATTTCGCTCATTCCCAAACTGTACAAGCGGCAACTAAAAAATTAGGTATCCTAAAAGTTAAAGGAACCAAGAAGGTTCGTTTATATAATCTTTCGGGAAAAGCTACTAAATATTACGCTGCCCCTCATAAAGAATACTCTTATATCGCTAAGAAATATTTGAAAATTGGGAAGACTAAACATTTAGCCTATAAAATTGGAGATAATTCTCATTGGATTATAGCTAAGAATGCTTCTTTAGTGAAAAATACTACATATAAAAAAGCAAAAATTGTGATGCCGAAGGGATACACGCGGGCTAGTTTATTGAAAGCTTATCAAGGGAAACCCAGCAAAGTCTTTATTAATGCCTGTATTAAAGGGATGAACAGTAATAATTTTAGTAGAACTAGCCAAGCAGAAAGCAAAAAAGACAATTCAACTAAAATTAATCCAGCTAAATTAACTCAGGCGCAAACTAAAGAACTGGGAGAATACAGCGTGCGTTTAATTAATGATGCGCGTAAAGCGCTTGGCTTGAAGCCATGGATCTATAACGCCAATGTTGAAAAATTAGCGCAAGATATTGCTACAGAATATACTAATCATAAGCGCGGAATTAACAATGGTGACCACTATGTCGCTGGGATCGTGCGCGCTTGCAAGAAAAATGGTCTTAATTTAAATGACAATTACGTCGAAGATATGGCAGGATTTGCGACTGCCAATAAAACGATGACGATGACCGAAATGAAGAAAAATATCTATTTTGGTTTGAAGCAAATGATTTTTGGCTATACTGGTCCAACTGAATTGCAAAGAAATGATCGTCAATTTTACCGTGAATGGGAACATGCAGGGGACTTGTTTAACACGCAAGGTTCAAAGCATGATGGCGATTATAATTATTACGGTTTTAGTATTTCTAAAAATGGAAATGTCTATTCAATGCACTACATTAGTGTGCCAACTTTCATCATTAATAGTTCAGAATACAATCAGAGTTTTGAACTATAA
- a CDS encoding SLAP domain-containing protein, which translates to MKIKSILGKSIAVAALSVTGLVAVNTMNSNDAQAAIVQNDATVYTVHTTTTVYNDYENPVATGQTLPSNTDWRIIKTAYDSKGQKWYDLGKNQWVKATSAASSVVKTEAPKAETQTTQQAQTANTSVQTQQPQQAQTQTYSAPQQSSASTTSSSSYTSTATGSEASAKAWIANRESSGSYSARNGQYIGKYQLSASYLNGDYSAANQERVADNYVKSRYGSWTAAQSFWQANGWY; encoded by the coding sequence TTGAAAATCAAATCTATCTTAGGTAAATCAATTGCAGTTGCTGCACTTTCAGTTACTGGTTTAGTTGCAGTAAATACTATGAATTCAAACGACGCACAAGCAGCTATTGTTCAAAACGATGCTACTGTTTACACTGTGCACACTACTACTACTGTATACAACGATTATGAAAATCCTGTTGCTACTGGTCAAACTTTACCAAGCAACACTGATTGGAGAATTATCAAGACTGCTTACGACTCAAAGGGTCAAAAGTGGTACGATTTAGGTAAGAACCAATGGGTTAAGGCAACTAGTGCTGCTAGCTCAGTAGTTAAGACTGAAGCTCCAAAGGCTGAAACTCAAACTACTCAACAAGCACAAACTGCTAATACTTCAGTTCAAACTCAACAACCACAACAAGCACAAACTCAAACTTACTCTGCACCACAACAATCAAGTGCATCAACTACTTCAAGTAGTTCATACACTTCAACTGCTACTGGTTCAGAAGCAAGTGCTAAGGCTTGGATCGCAAACCGTGAATCAAGTGGTTCATACTCAGCTCGTAACGGTCAATACATCGGTAAGTACCAATTATCAGCTTCATACCTTAACGGTGACTACTCAGCAGCTAACCAAGAACGTGTGGCTGACAACTACGTTAAGTCACGTTACGGTTCATGGACTGCAGCTCAAAGCTTCTGGCAAGCAAACGGCTGGTACTAA
- the psiE gene encoding phosphate-starvation-inducible protein PsiE: MHKFTKFIEYFARFLQMLLIIALALLGILLILLLFREIYSLLDAFISPSISRSNAEIMDEIIVFFLFFEFAAMVISALHHHGHTSINFLMGLGITALLRGLITAHSNLTEVIGNSVAILLLVIGMVIFNRNIKEM; this comes from the coding sequence ATGCACAAATTTACCAAGTTTATTGAGTATTTTGCCCGTTTTTTGCAAATGCTCTTAATTATAGCCCTTGCACTTTTAGGAATTCTTCTTATTTTATTGCTTTTCCGAGAAATCTATTCCTTACTCGATGCTTTCATTTCACCCTCGATCTCGCGCAGCAATGCAGAAATTATGGATGAAATTATTGTTTTCTTCCTATTCTTTGAATTTGCCGCAATGGTAATTTCCGCGCTTCACCATCACGGTCACACTAGCATTAATTTCTTAATGGGCCTTGGAATTACGGCTCTTTTGCGAGGTTTAATTACTGCTCACAGCAACTTGACTGAAGTGATTGGCAACTCGGTGGCAATTTTGCTTTTAGTAATTGGCATGGTGATTTTCAATCGAAATATCAAAGAGATGTAA
- a CDS encoding GRP family sugar transporter, translating to MNWIIAFLPAVGWGLIPIISGKIPSSRPLNEIYGTGIGAVIIGIIFTIIAHPKMSIGIFLLAMISGIGWAVGQIGQFISFTNIGVTKTMPISAGLQLIGSCLIGGLIFHEWNSPKAIFLGILALVLMVVGVFLTSISKGYNESNQLKDFLLLLFTSIGFWIYATFPKTVKVSGKDLFLPQMIGILLGAIIYLVFSKKTAAFKEKASYWNILTGFSFSIGACAYIFSVEENGVASAFIYSQIAVVIATLGGMYILGDKKHGKDLVLTLVGLALIVAGSFIS from the coding sequence ATGAATTGGATTATTGCATTTTTACCTGCTGTCGGTTGGGGGTTAATTCCAATAATTTCAGGTAAAATTCCTAGCAGTAGGCCACTAAATGAAATTTATGGTACTGGGATTGGAGCTGTAATTATAGGTATTATTTTTACGATTATAGCTCATCCCAAGATGTCAATTGGCATTTTTTTATTGGCAATGATCTCAGGAATTGGTTGGGCAGTTGGCCAAATTGGGCAATTTATTTCCTTTACAAATATTGGAGTTACTAAGACGATGCCTATTTCGGCAGGCCTTCAATTAATTGGCTCATGTCTAATCGGAGGACTGATTTTTCATGAATGGAATAGTCCTAAGGCAATCTTCTTAGGGATTCTTGCTCTAGTTTTGATGGTTGTGGGTGTATTCTTAACTTCAATAAGTAAAGGCTATAATGAAAGTAATCAACTTAAAGACTTTCTATTATTGCTATTTACTTCAATTGGTTTCTGGATTTATGCCACATTTCCTAAAACGGTCAAGGTCAGCGGTAAAGATTTATTTCTTCCGCAAATGATCGGAATTTTATTGGGAGCCATTATTTATTTGGTATTTTCTAAGAAAACGGCTGCTTTTAAAGAAAAGGCTAGCTATTGGAATATTTTAACTGGATTCTCCTTTAGTATTGGTGCTTGTGCGTACATCTTTTCTGTTGAAGAAAATGGTGTTGCCAGCGCATTTATCTATAGTCAAATTGCCGTTGTAATTGCTACTCTTGGTGGGATGTACATCTTAGGTGATAAAAAACACGGCAAAGATTTAGTTCTTACTTTAGTTGGATTGGCCTTAATTGTTGCTGGTAGTTTCATTTCTTAA
- a CDS encoding NADPH-dependent oxidoreductase, which translates to MENNFTIDKQLNHRSIRKFKDQILSKDQLETLDKVFSQTPTSMFMQNATLIHITDEKKKAKIQELCNQNYVGAEGDLFIFVVDLYRNQQIRKQLGQNDGRVHTTDIFFQAMEDTLLAFQNVANAVESMDLGYVPLGTVNDHPLEMLKTLGLPKLTFPVLGMQVGVPDQTPQLKPRLPLKFTTFENEYNKNFDVKDLSDYDKIVTTYYDLRDSNRRIDSFTKQITGAKLNDHETDRDQLPEELHQQELCLDWK; encoded by the coding sequence ATGGAAAATAATTTTACAATTGATAAGCAACTTAACCATCGTTCAATTAGAAAGTTTAAAGATCAAATCTTATCTAAAGATCAACTGGAGACTTTGGATAAAGTATTTAGTCAAACTCCAACTAGTATGTTTATGCAAAATGCAACCTTAATTCATATTACAGATGAAAAGAAAAAAGCTAAAATTCAGGAATTATGTAATCAAAACTACGTTGGTGCTGAAGGTGATTTGTTTATTTTTGTGGTTGATTTATACCGCAATCAACAAATTAGAAAGCAATTGGGGCAAAATGATGGACGTGTCCATACTACTGATATTTTCTTCCAGGCGATGGAAGATACACTTTTAGCTTTTCAAAATGTAGCTAATGCTGTAGAAAGCATGGATTTAGGTTATGTTCCTTTGGGAACCGTTAATGATCATCCTCTTGAAATGTTGAAGACTCTTGGTCTTCCTAAGTTGACTTTCCCTGTTTTAGGAATGCAAGTCGGAGTTCCTGATCAAACACCACAACTTAAACCACGCTTACCTCTAAAATTTACTACTTTTGAAAATGAATATAATAAGAATTTTGATGTAAAAGATTTAAGTGATTATGACAAAATCGTCACTACTTATTATGATTTGCGTGATAGTAATCGTCGGATTGATTCTTTTACCAAACAAATCACTGGGGCAAAACTAAACGATCATGAAACTGATCGTGATCAGCTTCCAGAAGAACTTCATCAACAAGAATTGTGTCTTGATTGGAAGTAG
- the galE gene encoding UDP-glucose 4-epimerase GalE, whose translation MRVLVIGGAGYIGSHAVKELVKEGNDVVVLDALYTGHRKAVDPKAKFYQGDIEDTFLVSKILRDEKIDAVMHFAAYSLVPESVKKPLKYYDNNVSGMISLLEAMNDANVKYLVFSSSAATYGIPKKLPITEDTPLDPINPYGETKMMMEKIMHWADKADGIKSIALRYFNVAGASSDGSIGEDHAPETHLIPNILKSAISGDGNFTIFGDDYDTKDGTNVRDYVQVEDLIDAHILALKHVMETNKSDVFNLGTAQGYSNLEILEAAKKVTGIDIPYTMGPRRGGDPDSLVADSTKAREVLGWKPKHENVEDVISTAWNWHQGHPKGYEDK comes from the coding sequence ATGCGAGTTTTAGTTATCGGCGGAGCGGGCTATATTGGCTCTCACGCTGTTAAAGAATTAGTTAAAGAAGGCAACGATGTTGTTGTTTTAGATGCTTTGTACACCGGCCACAGAAAGGCTGTTGATCCTAAGGCTAAGTTTTACCAAGGCGATATTGAAGACACTTTTTTGGTAAGCAAGATTTTGCGCGATGAAAAAATTGACGCTGTTATGCACTTTGCAGCTTATTCATTAGTTCCAGAATCTGTCAAGAAGCCACTCAAGTACTACGACAACAATGTTTCTGGCATGATCTCACTTTTAGAAGCTATGAATGATGCCAATGTTAAATATTTGGTTTTCTCAAGTTCTGCAGCTACTTATGGTATTCCAAAGAAATTACCAATTACCGAAGACACACCACTTGATCCAATCAACCCATACGGCGAAACCAAGATGATGATGGAAAAGATTATGCACTGGGCTGACAAGGCTGACGGCATCAAGTCAATTGCTTTGCGCTACTTCAATGTGGCTGGGGCTTCTAGTGATGGCAGTATTGGTGAAGATCACGCTCCAGAAACTCACTTAATTCCAAACATTTTAAAGAGTGCAATTTCTGGTGATGGCAACTTCACTATCTTCGGTGACGATTACGACACCAAAGACGGTACCAATGTCCGTGACTATGTGCAAGTAGAAGACTTGATTGACGCTCACATTTTAGCTTTAAAGCATGTGATGGAAACTAACAAGTCTGACGTCTTCAACTTGGGGACTGCTCAAGGCTACTCCAACTTGGAAATCCTGGAAGCAGCCAAGAAAGTCACTGGCATTGACATCCCTTACACAATGGGACCAAGACGCGGCGGCGATCCAGATAGTTTGGTAGCCGATTCAACTAAGGCTCGCGAAGTTTTAGGCTGGAAGCCAAAGCATGAAAATGTCGAAGATGTAATTTCCACCGCTTGGAATTGGCACCAAGGCCATCCAAAAGGCTATGAAGACAAATAA
- a CDS encoding phosphoenolpyruvate carboxykinase (ATP), whose translation MSTKERYSQDELRKDNPMFSRVRATIESAFYGNNVHEVTSVAEAYELAKKQPGVIVTDLPILHTKELGLPQGATQLVYNHGKILGRTASARHFTDDPNEDAEALAGNLREDIYAGHNQKFLKATVLVGLDPSFTIKAHVMMPEDQAFNLLSYILNFHFFDDEAEKMYKKSKFYDEPDIYFYFDPNVQDPDYPKGLGVFDAPHNCAAVFNLRYFGELKKGTLTLAWAIAHRHGYTACHGGEKSFHFDDKNDKVFAFYGLSGSGKSTLTHEMYDGKYDITVLHDDAFIISREDGSSVALEPSYFDKTHDYPAGHHETKYYTTIMNCDVTQDEDGNKVIITEDLRNNNGRVIKTRYTSPHRVDFEKAPITALFWIMKDGSLPPLLKIDDPILATTMGCTLATKRTSAENLPKGFDMNTLVIEPFADPFRAYPVSGDYRDFKELFTKRGASCYILNTDAFMGKDIPKEVTKKIIEDLANDDIKDSDFKPFGNFKGVSYLPIDGYEVHLDDPEYQKTLARRMQDRLDWLNKYDEEHPETPIQAEAKETLENIIKELS comes from the coding sequence ATGAGTACAAAAGAACGTTATTCTCAAGATGAATTAAGAAAAGATAATCCAATGTTTAGCCGCGTTCGTGCAACTATCGAAAGCGCATTTTATGGCAACAATGTGCATGAAGTCACAAGTGTTGCTGAAGCTTATGAACTTGCTAAAAAGCAACCTGGTGTTATTGTTACTGATTTACCAATTTTACATACTAAAGAATTAGGTTTGCCACAAGGCGCAACTCAATTGGTTTACAACCACGGTAAAATTTTGGGTAGAACCGCATCTGCTCGTCACTTTACTGATGACCCAAACGAAGACGCTGAAGCTTTAGCAGGTAACTTACGTGAAGACATCTATGCTGGTCATAATCAAAAATTCTTAAAGGCAACTGTTTTAGTTGGGCTGGATCCATCATTTACAATCAAAGCTCACGTTATGATGCCAGAAGATCAAGCATTCAATTTACTTTCATACATCTTAAACTTCCATTTCTTTGATGATGAAGCTGAAAAGATGTACAAGAAGTCTAAGTTCTATGATGAACCTGACATCTACTTCTACTTTGATCCAAATGTTCAAGATCCAGATTATCCAAAGGGACTCGGTGTATTTGATGCTCCACATAACTGTGCAGCTGTCTTTAACCTTCGTTACTTCGGTGAACTTAAGAAAGGGACTTTAACCTTAGCTTGGGCTATTGCTCACCGTCACGGTTACACAGCTTGTCACGGTGGTGAAAAGTCATTCCACTTTGACGACAAAAATGATAAAGTATTTGCATTTTATGGCTTATCTGGTTCCGGTAAATCAACTTTGACTCACGAAATGTATGATGGTAAATATGATATTACTGTTTTACACGATGATGCATTCATTATTTCTCGTGAGGATGGTTCTTCAGTAGCCCTTGAGCCTTCATACTTTGATAAGACTCACGACTACCCAGCCGGTCACCATGAAACTAAGTACTACACTACTATTATGAACTGTGATGTAACTCAAGATGAAGATGGTAATAAAGTTATCATTACTGAAGACTTGAGAAACAATAACGGTCGTGTTATCAAGACCCGCTACACTAGTCCTCATCGTGTAGACTTTGAAAAAGCCCCAATTACCGCTTTATTCTGGATTATGAAAGATGGTTCATTACCTCCATTACTTAAGATTGATGATCCGATTTTAGCAACTACAATGGGCTGTACTTTAGCTACTAAGAGAACTAGTGCTGAAAACTTACCAAAAGGTTTTGATATGAACACCTTGGTAATTGAACCATTCGCTGACCCATTCCGTGCTTACCCTGTATCTGGCGACTACAGAGACTTTAAGGAATTATTTACTAAGCGTGGAGCAAGTTGCTATATCTTGAACACTGATGCCTTCATGGGTAAAGATATTCCAAAAGAAGTGACTAAGAAGATTATTGAAGATTTAGCAAATGATGATATTAAAGACAGTGATTTCAAGCCATTTGGCAACTTTAAGGGTGTATCTTACTTACCAATTGATGGTTATGAAGTTCACCTAGATGATCCAGAATATCAAAAGACTTTAGCTAGAAGAATGCAAGATCGTTTGGACTGGCTCAACAAATATGATGAAGAACATCCAGAAACTCCTATTCAAGCAGAAGCTAAGGAAACTTTGGAAAATATCATTAAAGAATTAAGTTAA
- a CDS encoding cupin domain-containing protein: MAKFEEEVKNSPFGFGESNDAFVKYFTGKSWLNPLANKANVNIVNVSFSPGCINHWHEHTVPQTLVCVAGEGWVQEEGKRAHKMTAGDVYVVSPNTKHWHGAAKDAWFAHLSMMADTDKAKTTWYEPVDPEYYDSLK, from the coding sequence ATGGCAAAATTTGAAGAAGAAGTAAAGAATAGTCCATTTGGTTTTGGTGAATCTAATGATGCTTTCGTAAAATATTTCACTGGGAAGAGTTGGTTAAATCCACTTGCTAATAAAGCAAATGTTAATATTGTTAATGTTTCATTTTCACCAGGCTGTATTAATCACTGGCATGAGCACACTGTTCCTCAAACTTTGGTTTGTGTAGCTGGGGAAGGTTGGGTTCAAGAAGAAGGTAAACGAGCTCATAAGATGACTGCTGGGGATGTATACGTTGTTTCTCCAAATACTAAGCATTGGCATGGTGCTGCTAAGGATGCTTGGTTTGCACACCTTTCAATGATGGCTGATACTGATAAGGCTAAGACTACTTGGTATGAACCGGTTGATCCAGAATATTACGACAGCTTGAAATAA
- a CDS encoding carboxymuconolactone decarboxylase family protein yields MIDRINHFAFDEVQKDVDLPDRTKILSTLAYLLGCQGVEEYKIMLPVALGNGVNPVEVKEVLYQTIDYLGLGRVMPFFKVTNEIMTARGIKLPLESQTKTTMENRLEEGEQTQIRLFGPQMKDFAKRGIINKWLVDNCFGDYYTRSGLDDRDREMITFCYLAAQGSVEPQLLAHAKVNIGLGNDKEFLTKVVLQNEPFIGYPRSLNAISIVNQAAKELEK; encoded by the coding sequence ATTATTGATAGAATTAACCATTTTGCTTTTGATGAAGTTCAAAAAGATGTTGATTTACCTGATCGCACGAAAATATTGAGTACATTAGCTTATTTATTGGGATGCCAAGGAGTAGAAGAATATAAGATTATGCTTCCAGTTGCCCTTGGCAATGGTGTTAATCCTGTAGAAGTTAAGGAAGTTTTATATCAAACAATCGACTATCTTGGATTAGGACGTGTTATGCCTTTCTTTAAGGTAACTAATGAAATTATGACTGCTAGAGGTATTAAATTACCTCTTGAGAGTCAAACGAAGACTACAATGGAGAATCGTCTTGAAGAGGGGGAACAGACTCAAATCCGCTTATTTGGTCCTCAAATGAAGGACTTTGCTAAGAGAGGGATCATCAATAAATGGCTTGTAGATAATTGCTTTGGCGATTACTATACTCGTAGCGGTTTGGATGATCGCGACCGTGAAATGATTACATTTTGTTACTTAGCTGCACAAGGTAGCGTTGAGCCACAACTTTTAGCACATGCAAAGGTAAATATTGGTCTTGGCAATGATAAAGAATTTTTGACTAAGGTTGTTTTACAAAATGAACCATTTATCGGTTATCCACGCAGCTTGAACGCAATTTCGATAGTTAATCAAGCAGCGAAAGAACTAGAAAAGTAA